A stretch of [Clostridium] innocuum DNA encodes these proteins:
- a CDS encoding PTS system mannose/fructose/sorbose family transporter subunit IID, translating into MTSNTSDLITKKDLHKMFWRSLPMEFSWHYERQMHMGFEFMMIPALRKIYDNDPEKFNDSLQRHLEFFNTSMYFSTFIAGIIISMEEMNARQGSFDTASISTMKVALMGPLAGIGDSVFFGTIRILAIGVGTSLAAQGNILGTILFLLIFNIPAYAVRYIGAMKGYELGANYLEKIQKSGLMNKFMLAASIVGVMVIGGMTKELITVNTPVSIGSGDAAASIQEILDGIMPGMLSLGVMGIYYWLLKKKVNVIAMIVGTALFGILCAWLGILAC; encoded by the coding sequence ATGACTTCTAATACCAGTGATTTGATTACAAAAAAAGACCTGCATAAGATGTTCTGGAGATCGCTTCCTATGGAATTTTCCTGGCACTATGAGCGTCAGATGCATATGGGCTTTGAATTCATGATGATTCCTGCACTTCGTAAAATTTATGATAATGATCCGGAAAAGTTCAATGATTCCTTACAGCGTCATCTTGAATTCTTTAACACATCCATGTATTTCAGTACCTTTATTGCAGGTATCATCATTTCCATGGAGGAAATGAATGCAAGACAGGGCAGCTTTGATACTGCCTCCATCAGTACTATGAAGGTCGCATTGATGGGACCGCTGGCCGGTATCGGAGATTCTGTTTTCTTTGGTACGATTCGTATTCTTGCCATTGGCGTCGGTACCTCTCTGGCTGCACAGGGAAATATTCTCGGTACAATCTTGTTTCTGCTGATTTTCAATATTCCTGCATATGCCGTCCGTTATATTGGTGCCATGAAGGGGTATGAGCTTGGTGCTAATTATCTGGAAAAAATTCAGAAATCCGGGTTAATGAATAAATTTATGCTGGCTGCCTCTATTGTCGGTGTTATGGTAATCGGTGGTATGACAAAGGAATTGATTACTGTTAATACGCCAGTCTCGATTGGCTCCGGTGACGCTGCTGCCAGCATTCAGGAAATACTGGACGGTATCATGCCGGGTATGCTCAGCCTTGGTGTCATGGGGATTTACTACTGGCTTTTGAAAAAGAAAGTGAACGTCATTGCCATGATTGTCGGTACTGCACTCTTTGGTATCCTTTGTGCGTGGCTCGGCATTCTTGCCTGCTAG
- a CDS encoding amidohydrolase family protein yields the protein MHVSPAFIDELHQSETQLQTCRRLTGLYETDTQPVSFMKTMCKVSDIEMLCLLPLDLTTTHNAYLGTNEQVAQLVQKDSDLFIGFASVDPHRSDAVDVVRHAFLNLHLSGLVLHPSQQRFYPNEELCGALYEVCEEFNKPIIFHAGMSARPNTLSKYAHPLLFEEVACAYPHLRICLSGFAWPWVREVCMLMLKYKNVYTDTALLYFDNPKEFYHQSFCIDIGAHWIDRSLRHQIMFGSDEPRLEQRRMIEAIYNMDWRERTKQMIFRENALDFLNGGGFYD from the coding sequence ATGCATGTTTCTCCGGCTTTTATTGACGAGCTGCATCAAAGCGAAACGCAGCTGCAAACCTGTCGCAGGCTGACAGGCTTATACGAGACAGATACTCAGCCTGTTTCCTTTATGAAAACGATGTGTAAGGTATCGGATATTGAAATGCTTTGCCTTCTTCCCCTCGATTTAACAACAACACATAATGCTTATCTGGGCACCAATGAACAGGTTGCTCAACTGGTACAAAAAGATTCTGATCTATTTATCGGCTTTGCCAGTGTAGATCCGCATCGAAGTGATGCCGTGGATGTTGTCCGCCATGCCTTTTTGAATTTGCATTTATCCGGTCTGGTTCTTCATCCTTCCCAGCAACGGTTTTATCCAAATGAAGAGTTATGCGGGGCTTTGTACGAGGTATGCGAGGAATTTAATAAGCCAATCATATTTCATGCCGGAATGTCTGCACGTCCCAATACACTGAGTAAATATGCACATCCGCTGTTATTTGAAGAAGTCGCCTGTGCGTATCCACATTTACGTATCTGCCTGAGCGGCTTTGCATGGCCATGGGTACGTGAGGTATGCATGCTGATGCTGAAATATAAAAATGTATATACCGACACAGCTCTGCTTTATTTTGACAATCCCAAAGAATTTTATCATCAGAGCTTCTGTATAGACATTGGCGCACATTGGATTGACCGCAGTCTTCGTCACCAGATCATGTTTGGAAGCGATGAGCCACGTCTTGAACAAAGACGCATGATAGAAGCGATTTACAACATGGATTGGCGTGAGAGAACAAAGCAAATGATATTCAGAGAAAATGCACTTGACTTTTTAAACGGAGGCGGTTTCTATGACTGA
- a CDS encoding YjbQ family protein has product MTEYRELTYETQAYNELIPIAEDIKKLVSECGIQQGIVYIITKHTTTGITVNENLECLKADILKRLGMIFPEEDDYYHARFLQSYGAMAGNPTGHLKAMITGNHAVFPIVNGSIMLGKAQEIYLAEFDGPQIRDVMISILGDN; this is encoded by the coding sequence ATGACTGAATACAGAGAATTGACCTATGAAACACAGGCGTACAATGAGCTTATTCCGATTGCAGAGGATATAAAAAAACTGGTATCTGAATGCGGCATACAGCAGGGAATAGTTTATATCATCACCAAACACACAACAACGGGAATTACAGTAAATGAAAATCTGGAATGTCTAAAGGCTGATATTTTGAAGAGACTCGGTATGATATTTCCCGAAGAGGACGACTACTATCATGCTCGATTCCTGCAAAGCTATGGTGCTATGGCCGGGAATCCCACCGGACATTTAAAGGCAATGATCACAGGGAATCATGCCGTTTTTCCAATCGTAAATGGTAGCATCATGCTTGGAAAGGCTCAGGAAATTTATCTTGCGGAGTTTGATGGTCCACAGATACGGGATGTAATGATTTCCATACTGGGAGATAATTAA
- a CDS encoding SIS domain-containing protein — MYIFDKEAYFTDAKLTYDTRGEIERVADEVSKQGFKNIFFISSGGSLAVMQPIQYLLRSKSAIPTYCEIASEVILTDNKQLTKDSIVITSSKSGTTSETVEAIEFCNKKGIRVIAFCGKPDTPVDQLATYSIIGKAKDAVEFEYIQHYLLAFRLLFNNGEFDAYNRLADQLEKLPENLVAVKEQFEPTAARIAETYYNSGIQYWIGGGSLAPEIYLHAMCILEEMQWIRTKSIKSAEFFHGTLEVIEKDTPVFLVKGVDETRPIDNRVERLIKKLSDHAEVIDVADYSCPDIDEEFMDIIATSIVTTILDERLAVHYERVTGHDLTTRRYYRQFAY, encoded by the coding sequence ATGTACATTTTTGATAAAGAAGCATATTTCACAGACGCTAAACTAACATATGATACAAGAGGAGAAATCGAACGGGTTGCTGATGAGGTAAGCAAGCAGGGATTTAAAAACATATTCTTCATTTCCTCCGGAGGCTCTCTGGCAGTCATGCAGCCGATTCAGTATCTGCTGCGTTCAAAAAGTGCGATTCCCACATATTGTGAAATTGCATCAGAGGTTATCCTGACAGATAATAAACAGCTGACAAAGGATTCCATTGTTATCACTTCCAGTAAATCAGGTACTACCAGTGAAACAGTGGAAGCGATCGAATTTTGTAATAAAAAAGGAATCCGCGTCATTGCATTTTGTGGAAAACCGGATACACCGGTTGATCAGCTGGCTACCTATTCCATCATCGGAAAAGCAAAGGATGCTGTAGAGTTTGAGTATATTCAGCATTACCTGCTGGCATTCCGGCTGCTGTTTAACAATGGTGAATTCGATGCCTATAACCGGTTGGCTGACCAGCTGGAGAAGCTTCCTGAGAATCTTGTAGCTGTAAAAGAACAGTTCGAGCCAACTGCCGCAAGAATTGCCGAAACCTATTATAATTCCGGTATTCAATACTGGATTGGAGGCGGCTCTCTGGCACCGGAAATTTATTTACATGCGATGTGCATTCTTGAAGAAATGCAATGGATTCGTACAAAATCCATTAAAAGTGCTGAATTCTTTCATGGTACCCTTGAAGTGATTGAAAAGGATACTCCTGTATTTCTTGTAAAGGGTGTGGATGAAACAAGACCGATTGATAATCGTGTGGAACGACTGATTAAAAAATTAAGCGATCATGCAGAAGTGATTGATGTCGCAGATTACAGTTGTCCGGATATCGATGAGGAATTTATGGATATCATAGCAACCTCCATTGTGACAACAATTCTTGACGAGCGACTGGCTGTTCATTATGAACGTGTGACTGGTCATGATCTGACAACAAGACGCTATTACCGCCAGTTTGCATATTGA
- the ilvN gene encoding acetolactate synthase small subunit, with product MNGNGMKKRWISLYVENQVGVLSKISGLFSGKSYNLDSLTVGTTEDPTISRMTIATVSDDETFEQIKKQLNRLVEVIKVIDFTDIFVRMKEILYVKVQNCTLQEKTELFQIAQTFKAKVIDYGRDSLLLEFVQTATKNDAVIKLMKEEFRDIEVVRGGSVGIESISMMER from the coding sequence ATGAATGGTAACGGTATGAAAAAACGTTGGATATCGCTGTATGTGGAAAATCAGGTAGGTGTTTTGTCTAAGATTTCCGGATTATTTTCCGGGAAATCATATAATCTTGACAGCCTTACCGTAGGAACGACGGAGGATCCTACCATATCCAGAATGACGATTGCGACAGTCAGTGATGATGAAACCTTTGAACAGATCAAGAAACAGCTGAATCGACTAGTGGAAGTAATTAAGGTCATAGATTTTACGGATATTTTTGTCCGTATGAAGGAAATTTTATATGTGAAGGTACAGAACTGTACCCTGCAGGAAAAAACGGAGCTGTTTCAAATCGCACAGACCTTTAAGGCAAAGGTGATTGATTATGGAAGAGACAGCCTCCTTCTGGAATTTGTGCAAACCGCAACAAAGAATGATGCGGTCATTAAGCTGATGAAAGAGGAATTCAGAGACATCGAGGTAGTTAGAGGTGGAAGTGTGGGAATCGAGTCAATCAGCATGATGGAACGTTGA
- the ilvB gene encoding biosynthetic-type acetolactate synthase large subunit: MKKISGNKLLVKALQEEGVDTLFAYPGACTIDISDELYKQNSIKIILPRQEIALVHEADAYARSTGKTGVCLVTSGPGATNLVTGLATAYYDSVPLVCFTGQVARNLIGNDAFQEVDIVGITRSITKYGVTVRRREDLGRIIKEAFYIAASGRPGPVLIDLPKDVMGELGEADYPDKVNIRGYKPNTAVHIGQLKRAIKMLGKAKRPLFLAGGGVNIAHANEDFTKLVNKTNIPVITTIMGKGAIPSNHPLYVGNIGMHGAYACNMAVNECDLLFSIGTRFNDRITGKLHSFAPNAKIVHIDIDTAAISKNIQVDIPIVADAREAINKMLEYVHEYNTKKWLDEIDAWKSVHPLMMKKKPYLTPQDIIETINRVFEELIVVTDVGQHQMFTAQFIELTNKKKLLMSGGLGTMGYGLPGAIGAKIGNPDTPVLSISGDGGMQMNIQEIATAVLEELPIINCIFNNNNLGMVRQWQKLFYGKRYAMTCLRAGAACRNKCGEVSCPTYTPDFVKLAESYGAKGIRVTEKEQIEPALREAMSSKKTPVIIEFIINPEDLVYPMIQPDGTLKDMLMDC; the protein is encoded by the coding sequence ATGAAGAAAATCAGTGGCAATAAGTTGTTGGTAAAGGCACTTCAGGAAGAGGGTGTGGATACGCTGTTTGCTTATCCGGGCGCCTGTACCATTGACATCAGTGATGAATTATATAAGCAGAACAGTATAAAAATCATTCTTCCAAGGCAGGAAATCGCTCTTGTTCATGAAGCGGATGCCTATGCACGTTCTACAGGGAAAACAGGGGTATGTCTCGTTACCAGTGGCCCGGGTGCGACAAATCTTGTGACCGGTCTTGCGACTGCCTATTATGACAGTGTTCCACTAGTATGCTTTACCGGACAGGTTGCCCGAAATTTAATCGGAAATGATGCGTTTCAGGAGGTGGATATTGTGGGAATCACCCGCAGTATCACTAAATACGGTGTCACGGTTCGCAGAAGGGAAGACCTGGGACGTATTATCAAAGAAGCCTTTTATATAGCGGCAAGCGGAAGACCCGGTCCGGTGCTGATCGATCTTCCAAAGGATGTTATGGGAGAGCTGGGAGAAGCAGATTATCCGGATAAGGTGAATATTCGGGGATATAAGCCCAATACTGCAGTGCATATCGGTCAGCTGAAGCGTGCTATCAAAATGCTGGGAAAGGCAAAACGTCCATTGTTTCTTGCCGGGGGCGGTGTGAATATTGCCCATGCAAATGAGGACTTTACAAAGCTGGTTAATAAAACGAATATACCTGTCATAACAACAATTATGGGGAAGGGGGCAATTCCAAGCAATCACCCGCTGTATGTGGGGAATATCGGAATGCATGGTGCCTATGCCTGTAATATGGCCGTAAATGAGTGCGATCTGCTGTTTTCCATCGGTACAAGATTCAATGACCGGATCACGGGAAAGCTGCATTCCTTTGCGCCCAATGCCAAAATAGTGCATATTGATATTGATACTGCCGCGATCTCTAAAAATATACAGGTAGACATCCCGATTGTTGCGGATGCCAGAGAAGCAATCAATAAAATGCTGGAATATGTGCATGAATATAATACAAAAAAGTGGCTGGATGAAATCGATGCATGGAAAAGCGTGCATCCACTCATGATGAAAAAGAAGCCGTATCTGACCCCGCAGGACATCATCGAAACTATCAACCGGGTATTTGAGGAGCTGATCGTTGTCACCGATGTCGGACAGCATCAGATGTTTACAGCACAGTTTATCGAGCTGACTAACAAGAAGAAGCTGTTGATGTCCGGAGGTCTTGGTACGATGGGCTATGGTCTTCCGGGGGCAATCGGCGCAAAAATTGGAAATCCGGATACTCCTGTACTATCCATTTCGGGAGATGGCGGGATGCAGATGAACATCCAGGAAATCGCAACAGCTGTACTGGAGGAGCTTCCTATTATAAATTGTATTTTCAATAATAACAATCTGGGCATGGTTCGGCAGTGGCAGAAGCTGTTCTATGGAAAGCGCTATGCCATGACCTGCCTTCGTGCCGGAGCTGCCTGCCGCAATAAATGCGGGGAAGTATCATGTCCTACGTATACTCCTGATTTCGTAAAGCTGGCGGAAAGCTATGGGGCAAAGGGTATCCGGGTAACGGAAAAGGAACAGATCGAGCCGGCACTTCGTGAGGCGATGAGCAGTAAGAAAACACCGGTGATCATCGAATTTATTATCAATCCGGAGGATCTTGTGTATCCGATGATACAGCCTGACGGCACCTTAAAGGATATGCTTATGGATTGTTAA
- a CDS encoding methionyl aminopeptidase: protein MEMHRNTRCWCGSGKKYKQCHEKFDEKLAKLAREGHIVPDRSLIKNKEDIIGIKKSGNINTGVLDHVAKHIHPGMSTGEIDRLVYDYTVSHGAIPAPLNYEGFPKSCCTSVNDEVCHGIPDDSIILQEGDIVNVDVSTIFHGYYSDASRMFMIGEVSEEARNLVEVTKECLNIGMDAVKPWGHVGDIGAAIHKYATSRGYSVVVDFAGHGVGKEFHEDPVIGHVGRAGSGMVLAPGMVFTIEPMINVGDYHLYIDEDNGWTSYTEDGSLSAQWEHTLLVTEHGIEILTY from the coding sequence ATGGAAATGCATAGAAATACACGCTGCTGGTGCGGCAGTGGAAAGAAATATAAGCAGTGCCATGAAAAATTTGATGAAAAGCTCGCAAAGCTGGCCAGGGAAGGACATATTGTACCGGATCGCTCTCTGATTAAAAACAAGGAAGATATCATCGGTATTAAGAAAAGTGGGAATATCAATACAGGAGTACTGGATCATGTCGCAAAGCATATTCATCCCGGTATGAGTACCGGTGAAATTGATCGTCTGGTATATGATTATACTGTTTCCCATGGTGCGATTCCTGCACCATTGAATTATGAAGGATTTCCGAAAAGCTGCTGTACATCTGTGAATGATGAGGTCTGTCACGGTATTCCGGATGACAGTATTATCCTGCAGGAAGGCGATATTGTAAATGTCGATGTATCAACAATCTTTCATGGCTACTATTCCGATGCTTCCCGTATGTTTATGATCGGGGAGGTCAGTGAAGAGGCAAGAAATCTGGTTGAGGTCACAAAGGAATGTCTGAACATTGGCATGGATGCCGTCAAGCCATGGGGACATGTCGGTGATATCGGTGCCGCCATTCATAAATATGCGACAAGCAGGGGATACAGCGTTGTTGTGGATTTTGCCGGACACGGTGTTGGCAAGGAGTTTCATGAGGATCCGGTAATCGGTCATGTCGGTCGTGCAGGCAGTGGTATGGTGCTGGCTCCCGGTATGGTATTTACGATTGAGCCCATGATCAATGTAGGAGATTATCATTTATATATTGATGAAGATAACGGATGGACATCCTATACAGAGGATGGTTCATTAAGTGCCCAGTGGGAGCATACCCTCCTGGTCACAGAACATGGTATTGAAATACTAACGTATTGA
- a CDS encoding AAA family ATPase, with amino-acid sequence MKRLPIGIEDFKELIDKDCYYVDKTSFITDIINEKVALYTRPRRFGKTLNMSMLYYFFSMKQKDNAYLFNDMDIVNHTDSLQYQNQYPVIFITLKDMKKHTFENQKAMFAILIQDIVRKNQELLESEELNTFDKEQLIAYYRRTQSDVDLQNALKFLCGCLKQHYHKDVILLIDEYDVPLQSAYLKGYYDEMADFLSGMFGAALKTNDALEKGILTGCLRIAKESIFTGLNNFSVYSISEDQSSTSFGFTPKETIILLEHYDLKSYEQTIKEWYDGYLFGNKEIYNPWSVLKYVQKIKQGNDTPESFCANTSGNDIIYQYIQKANSHMREDFDLLTSGKMIEKAIKHELTYREMDKIQNIYSFLLFTGYLKVIKCIDEEKSIYQLMIPNKEINRIYTLIFEEWFQEQTEAHAENFAEALLKEDIETANKIVNDLLFTSISYFDYDEKFYHGILIGLLCNYRIMSNQESGLGRFDIAVAPRSLSDRGMILELKTATSLAELKNTAKHACKQIKDKQYIEGMLAEGYEDIIGYGIAFYKKFCVIEALKDSTDTIVNDTSIQ; translated from the coding sequence ATGAAACGTCTGCCGATTGGAATAGAAGATTTCAAGGAACTGATTGACAAAGACTGTTATTATGTAGACAAAACATCATTCATTACAGACATTATAAATGAAAAGGTCGCATTATATACCAGACCGCGCCGTTTTGGTAAAACACTGAATATGAGTATGCTATATTATTTTTTCTCAATGAAGCAGAAGGATAATGCTTATCTTTTTAACGATATGGATATTGTCAATCATACAGACTCATTACAATACCAAAATCAGTATCCGGTCATTTTTATTACTCTGAAAGATATGAAAAAACACACGTTTGAAAATCAAAAGGCGATGTTCGCTATCCTAATCCAGGATATTGTCAGAAAAAATCAGGAGTTACTCGAAAGTGAGGAATTAAATACCTTCGATAAAGAACAGCTTATAGCATATTATCGTCGTACACAAAGTGATGTAGATCTGCAGAATGCATTAAAGTTTCTTTGCGGTTGCTTGAAGCAGCATTATCATAAAGATGTTATTCTTTTGATTGACGAATACGATGTTCCGTTACAAAGCGCATATTTAAAAGGATATTATGATGAAATGGCAGACTTTTTAAGCGGTATGTTCGGTGCTGCCCTAAAAACAAATGATGCATTGGAAAAAGGGATTCTGACAGGCTGCCTGAGAATTGCGAAAGAGTCGATCTTCACTGGCTTAAATAATTTTAGTGTATATTCCATTTCTGAAGATCAATCCAGTACATCCTTTGGATTTACACCAAAAGAAACGATAATACTCCTTGAACACTACGATTTGAAATCCTATGAACAAACCATAAAAGAATGGTATGATGGGTATCTATTCGGAAACAAAGAGATATACAATCCATGGAGCGTACTGAAATATGTTCAAAAAATCAAGCAGGGAAACGATACACCGGAATCCTTCTGTGCAAATACGAGTGGAAATGATATTATCTATCAGTACATTCAAAAAGCAAATTCACATATGAGAGAGGATTTTGATTTATTGACATCCGGTAAGATGATTGAAAAAGCCATAAAACATGAGCTCACCTACCGTGAAATGGATAAAATACAGAACATTTACAGCTTTCTTCTATTCACGGGGTATTTGAAAGTCATAAAATGCATAGATGAAGAAAAGAGTATATACCAGCTGATGATTCCTAACAAAGAAATCAACAGAATTTATACCCTCATATTTGAAGAATGGTTTCAGGAACAAACGGAGGCACATGCTGAGAATTTCGCTGAAGCCTTGTTGAAGGAAGATATAGAAACCGCAAATAAAATAGTAAATGACCTTCTTTTTACTTCCATCAGCTATTTTGATTATGATGAGAAATTCTATCATGGCATTTTAATAGGCTTGTTATGCAATTATCGCATCATGTCTAATCAGGAGTCCGGTTTGGGAAGATTCGATATAGCGGTTGCGCCTCGTTCCTTAAGTGATCGGGGGATGATATTAGAACTAAAAACAGCTACTTCCCTTGCGGAATTAAAAAACACGGCAAAGCACGCATGTAAGCAGATAAAGGATAAACAATATATAGAAGGTATGCTGGCGGAGGGTTATGAGGATATTATCGGCTATGGCATCGCTTTTTATAAGAAATTCTGTGTTATTGAGGCTTTAAAGGATAGCACGGATACTATTGTAAACGATACGAGCATTCAATAG
- a CDS encoding class II fructose-bisphosphate aldolase, whose protein sequence is MLVSMAEILQQAKEGHYGVPALSAVDELSLRACVEAAEEMNAPLIMLCGWGHNKDMQYFGRMLHDFAIKASVPVAFILDHSATFEDAVKGIHAGFHTIMVDRSSLPYEENVAQVKELVKIAHAAGVGVEAELGHVGVGENYAVDGIAALTQPDEAVRYVKETGVDCLAVAIGSAHGVYKGEPKLRLDLLKELAEKVPVPLVLHGGSGTGDENLATACRLGISKVNVANDLFRGAYNKIQEVGMEGNNIYALMPMLQEGYKETAKHFIKILGCADKAWKAEQCVSSGLKQDLNEAK, encoded by the coding sequence ATGTTAGTAAGTATGGCAGAAATCCTGCAACAGGCAAAAGAGGGACATTACGGAGTACCGGCTTTATCAGCTGTAGATGAGCTTTCATTGAGAGCATGCGTGGAAGCGGCTGAGGAAATGAATGCCCCCCTGATTATGCTTTGTGGCTGGGGTCATAATAAAGATATGCAGTATTTTGGCCGCATGCTGCATGATTTTGCGATCAAAGCGAGCGTACCGGTAGCGTTTATATTGGATCACAGTGCAACCTTTGAGGATGCGGTAAAAGGAATTCATGCCGGCTTTCATACCATCATGGTCGATCGCTCCTCCCTTCCATATGAGGAAAATGTCGCACAGGTGAAGGAGCTTGTGAAAATTGCACATGCTGCGGGTGTCGGTGTAGAGGCAGAGCTAGGTCATGTCGGTGTCGGTGAGAATTATGCTGTTGATGGTATTGCAGCCCTAACGCAGCCGGATGAAGCAGTCCGTTATGTGAAGGAGACAGGCGTTGACTGTCTGGCTGTGGCCATCGGATCCGCACATGGTGTTTATAAAGGAGAGCCAAAGCTTCGTCTTGATCTTTTAAAAGAGCTGGCAGAGAAAGTTCCGGTGCCATTGGTGCTGCATGGTGGCAGCGGTACCGGTGATGAGAATCTGGCAACGGCATGCCGTCTGGGTATCAGTAAGGTAAATGTAGCCAATGATTTATTCCGCGGAGCGTATAATAAAATACAGGAAGTCGGTATGGAGGGGAATAATATCTATGCCTTAATGCCGATGCTGCAGGAAGGATATAAGGAAACAGCAAAGCATTTCATTAAAATTCTGGGATGTGCAGATAAAGCATGGAAGGCAGAGCAATGTGTTTCTTCGGGATTGAAACAGGACCTAAATGAAGCAAAGTAA
- a CDS encoding alcohol dehydrogenase catalytic domain-containing protein, with amino-acid sequence MNEKMKVVAITDDHKVEVKEVRRPDVKPGKILMHIKACALCTWEQRVFTRESKMPLPFVGGHEIVGSVAAVGEGVSEREFPIGRKLTARLIQVCGKCYFCRHGEENLCVDINAPFDKEMEIPGTGGLGEYLNIDPSQAYLLPESLSDTAAVFSEPLACVLNSIERGQIALGDDVAVLGGGIMGMLHVLCAKLSGARVIMSEPDAKRRALAKTLGCDDTINPMETNPVDYIKNLNGIGAEAVFNTTPISAVAKQAVEMTAPLGRCVMYSSQHPDKPIEISPNWLHSSETVITGAVSPSVRSFQRAVNMLSKGLIDPEKLVSGVYPCNQAQEAFEAAIRPDTFRIIITF; translated from the coding sequence ATGAATGAGAAAATGAAGGTAGTAGCGATTACGGATGACCATAAGGTTGAGGTGAAAGAGGTTCGGCGTCCTGATGTAAAGCCGGGCAAAATACTGATGCATATCAAAGCATGTGCATTATGTACCTGGGAACAGCGTGTGTTTACACGGGAGTCCAAAATGCCGCTGCCATTTGTTGGAGGACATGAAATTGTCGGAAGCGTTGCGGCCGTTGGGGAGGGGGTAAGTGAACGAGAGTTTCCGATCGGAAGGAAGCTGACAGCTCGTTTGATTCAGGTTTGCGGAAAATGTTATTTCTGTCGTCATGGTGAAGAGAATCTGTGCGTAGATATCAATGCGCCGTTTGATAAGGAAATGGAAATACCAGGTACAGGAGGGCTTGGAGAATATCTGAATATTGATCCCTCTCAGGCTTACCTGCTGCCGGAATCACTCTCTGATACAGCAGCGGTGTTCAGCGAACCGCTGGCATGTGTGCTGAACTCGATTGAACGTGGACAGATTGCACTGGGAGATGATGTAGCGGTGTTAGGTGGAGGCATCATGGGAATGCTACATGTACTCTGTGCCAAGCTGTCGGGTGCACGCGTTATCATGAGTGAGCCGGATGCTAAACGTCGTGCTCTGGCAAAGACACTGGGATGTGATGATACTATCAACCCGATGGAAACAAATCCGGTTGATTACATAAAAAATCTGAATGGTATCGGTGCAGAGGCTGTCTTTAACACAACACCGATCAGTGCTGTTGCTAAGCAGGCTGTGGAGATGACAGCACCCTTGGGAAGATGCGTCATGTACAGCTCACAGCATCCTGATAAGCCGATTGAAATCAGTCCAAACTGGCTGCATTCCAGTGAAACGGTTATTACAGGAGCAGTAAGTCCAAGCGTACGTTCCTTTCAGCGGGCGGTCAATATGTTAAGTAAAGGGTTGATTGATCCAGAAAAATTGGTTTCCGGAGTATATCCGTGCAATCAGGCACAGGAAGCGTTTGAAGCAGCAATACGTCCGGATACATTTCGTATTATTATCACATTTTAA